In one Saccharibacillus brassicae genomic region, the following are encoded:
- the mnmA gene encoding tRNA 2-thiouridine(34) synthase MnmA, with product MNKSPQETRVVVGMSGGVDSSVTALLLKEQGYDVIGIFMKNWDDTDEFGHCTAEDDAEDVRRVCEKIGIPYYTVNFEKEYFDKVFTYFLDEYKRGRTPNPDVMCNREIKFGEFLNKALDLGADYVATGHYARVVEEDGEFKLLRGVDANKDQTYFLNALNPYQLSKTMFPIGHLPKPEVRRIAEEAGLATARKKDSTGVCFIGERNFREFLSGYLPAKSGEMIDIATGESKGRHDGLMYYTLGQRQGLGIGGSGSGEPWFVADKDLERNILYVVQGDKHHSLYSTALVASGVTFASGRDELAAGPKSCTAKFRYRQPDQGVTLTALADGSVHVAFDERQKAITPGQAVVFYDGDVCLGGGTIETVEKVPAEQPQQTLSL from the coding sequence ATGAATAAATCTCCACAGGAGACCCGGGTCGTCGTCGGCATGTCCGGAGGCGTAGACTCTTCGGTCACGGCGCTGCTGCTCAAGGAGCAGGGATACGACGTAATCGGCATCTTTATGAAAAACTGGGACGATACCGACGAGTTCGGCCACTGCACCGCGGAAGACGACGCCGAAGACGTGCGCCGGGTCTGCGAGAAGATCGGCATCCCTTATTATACGGTCAATTTTGAAAAAGAATATTTCGATAAAGTGTTCACGTACTTCCTCGACGAATACAAGCGCGGCCGCACGCCGAATCCGGACGTCATGTGCAACCGCGAGATCAAGTTCGGCGAGTTCCTGAACAAGGCGCTCGATCTCGGCGCCGACTACGTCGCGACCGGCCATTATGCCCGCGTCGTCGAAGAAGACGGCGAATTCAAGCTGCTGCGCGGCGTGGACGCCAACAAGGACCAGACGTATTTCCTCAATGCGCTGAATCCGTACCAGCTGTCCAAGACGATGTTCCCGATCGGCCATCTGCCGAAGCCGGAAGTGCGCCGCATAGCCGAAGAAGCGGGCCTCGCCACCGCGCGCAAAAAAGACAGCACCGGCGTCTGCTTTATCGGCGAACGCAACTTCCGCGAATTTCTGAGCGGCTACCTGCCGGCCAAGTCCGGCGAGATGATCGATATCGCCACCGGCGAATCGAAAGGCCGCCACGACGGGCTGATGTACTACACGCTCGGGCAGCGCCAGGGTCTCGGCATCGGCGGCTCCGGTTCCGGCGAACCGTGGTTCGTCGCCGACAAAGACCTCGAACGCAATATTTTGTACGTCGTGCAGGGCGACAAGCACCACAGCCTGTACTCTACCGCGCTCGTCGCAAGCGGCGTGACGTTCGCTTCGGGACGCGACGAACTGGCGGCGGGACCGAAGTCGTGCACAGCCAAATTCCGCTACCGCCAGCCCGATCAGGGCGTTACGCTGACCGCTCTTGCGGACGGCTCGGTCCATGTGGCGTTCGACGAGCGCCAAAAAGCGATCACGCCCGGCCAGGCGGTCGTCTTCTACGACGGCGACGTCTGCCTCGGCGGCGGAACGATCGAGACGGTCGAGAAAGTGCCGGCCGAACAGCCGCAGCAAACGCTCAGCCTTTAA
- a CDS encoding LCP family protein: MDKNQPAEARVLTRAQRHRKKKTKKNKGRAWLIALGVVLVLGLGGFIFRKELMVLAFDTFLADTVKNTLDDSFVPLDQPPKGGGAEELTVAELTKEPFSVLLLGTDQRDDELARTDSIIYSVVRPVDNKVLLISIPRDSYVDMVGTPTIKGTRSKTKINAAYAYGGAQMSVDTVEALLDHDVDYYATINFNGLKDVVNALGGVELPITETIENKQADHEKFTIEANKPIYDGTEALNYVRYREDSDFKRTERHRIFLKQVLDRLKSVENLTQIPKLIGIAGQNFKTNMNSEFMLSLAKTVILNDSTPTISSHMLQGEGVSRDAWYYELDDEDLEETIESINKWLDPNSAPADLIVDDTDEGGDSHTDQEGQPAGDVGQ; this comes from the coding sequence ATGGATAAAAACCAGCCGGCCGAGGCTCGCGTTCTCACAAGAGCACAGAGGCATCGCAAGAAAAAGACGAAGAAAAACAAAGGCAGAGCCTGGCTGATCGCACTGGGCGTAGTGCTGGTGCTGGGGCTCGGAGGATTTATTTTCCGCAAAGAATTGATGGTGCTCGCGTTCGATACGTTCCTGGCCGATACCGTCAAAAACACGCTCGACGATTCTTTCGTTCCGCTGGATCAGCCGCCCAAAGGCGGAGGCGCGGAAGAACTGACCGTCGCCGAACTCACCAAAGAACCTTTTTCTGTGCTGCTGCTCGGAACCGACCAACGGGACGACGAACTGGCCCGGACCGATTCCATTATCTATTCGGTCGTACGGCCGGTGGACAACAAAGTGCTGCTGATCTCTATCCCGCGCGACTCCTACGTGGACATGGTCGGTACGCCGACGATCAAAGGCACGCGTTCGAAAACGAAAATCAATGCGGCTTACGCTTACGGCGGCGCGCAGATGAGCGTCGATACCGTGGAGGCGCTGCTTGACCACGACGTCGATTATTACGCGACGATCAACTTCAACGGACTGAAGGACGTCGTCAATGCGCTCGGAGGCGTGGAACTGCCGATTACCGAGACGATCGAGAACAAGCAGGCCGACCACGAGAAATTTACGATCGAAGCCAACAAGCCGATCTACGACGGGACGGAAGCGCTCAATTACGTCCGTTACCGCGAAGATTCGGACTTCAAGCGGACCGAGCGTCACCGCATCTTCCTCAAGCAGGTACTGGATCGGTTGAAAAGCGTCGAGAATCTGACCCAGATCCCGAAACTGATCGGGATTGCCGGACAGAACTTTAAGACGAACATGAATTCCGAATTCATGCTGTCGCTGGCCAAAACGGTCATTCTGAACGATTCGACGCCGACGATCAGCAGCCATATGCTCCAGGGCGAAGGCGTATCGCGCGATGCGTGGTATTACGAGCTGGACGACGAAGATCTGGAAGAAACGATCGAGTCGATCAACAAATGGCTCGACCCGAATTCCGCGCCGGCCGATCTGATCGTGGACGACACCGACGAAGGCGGCGATTCGCATACGGATCAGGAAGGCCAGCCTGCCGGAGACGTCGGCCAATAA
- a CDS encoding replication-associated recombination protein A, whose product MDLFSYGGDSDAQTGSGLLADRMRPLTLDEYIGQEDIVGPGRLLRRAIEADKVGSIVLYGPPGCGKTTLAHIISNHTQGKFVRLNAVDATVKDVREVIRQAADDKALHGSKTILFLDEVHRFNSSRQDALLPAVEKGTIIFIGATTENPFHYVNGALMSRSTLFQLEPLTAEHALIAMRRALADPQRGLGYMDLRADEEALDHIAAMSGGDIRRALNALELAALTTPPQPDGSVVISREAAEESVRRPIARADESTQYDVLSAFHKSIRGSSDAALYWFLYAVEKLGMDPMTFIRRLIAASSEDIGLANPQAMVQAVSALEAYRNNGWPEAKLNIAQAILFAVESPKSNAVYTAISRAEAAFGRTATTEVPLHLRDTHYKGAEQLGHEGYKYPHNFPNHYVEQAYLPAELQGTVFYEATEQGNESKIRLNQQRRRDKG is encoded by the coding sequence TTGGATCTGTTTTCTTACGGAGGCGACTCGGACGCGCAGACGGGCAGCGGCCTACTGGCCGACCGCATGCGACCGCTGACGCTGGACGAATATATCGGCCAGGAAGACATCGTTGGGCCGGGCAGGCTGCTGCGCCGCGCGATCGAGGCCGACAAAGTTGGTTCGATCGTGCTGTACGGACCGCCGGGATGCGGCAAGACGACGCTGGCCCACATCATATCGAATCATACGCAGGGCAAGTTCGTGCGCCTGAACGCGGTGGACGCCACGGTCAAGGACGTGCGCGAAGTCATCCGGCAGGCGGCCGACGACAAAGCGCTGCACGGCAGCAAGACAATCTTGTTCCTCGACGAAGTCCACCGCTTCAACAGCTCGCGCCAGGATGCCCTGCTGCCGGCGGTGGAGAAAGGCACGATCATCTTTATCGGCGCGACGACGGAGAATCCGTTTCACTACGTCAACGGAGCCCTCATGAGCCGCTCGACGCTGTTCCAGCTGGAGCCGCTCACGGCGGAGCATGCGTTGATCGCGATGCGCCGCGCGTTGGCCGACCCGCAGCGCGGTCTCGGCTACATGGACCTGCGCGCCGACGAAGAAGCGCTGGACCATATCGCGGCGATGTCGGGCGGCGATATCCGCCGCGCGCTCAACGCGCTGGAACTTGCGGCGCTGACCACGCCGCCCCAGCCGGACGGCAGCGTCGTCATCTCGCGCGAAGCGGCCGAAGAATCGGTGCGCCGCCCGATCGCGCGCGCCGACGAGTCGACGCAGTACGACGTCCTGTCGGCGTTCCACAAATCGATTCGCGGCTCCAGCGACGCCGCGCTGTACTGGTTCCTCTATGCCGTCGAGAAGCTCGGCATGGACCCGATGACGTTTATCCGCCGCCTGATCGCGGCGAGCAGCGAAGATATCGGGCTCGCCAACCCGCAGGCGATGGTGCAGGCCGTATCGGCGCTGGAAGCCTACCGCAACAACGGCTGGCCCGAAGCGAAGCTCAATATCGCCCAGGCGATCCTGTTCGCCGTCGAAAGCCCCAAGTCCAACGCCGTGTATACCGCGATTTCCCGGGCCGAAGCCGCGTTCGGCCGCACCGCGACGACGGAAGTTCCGCTTCATCTGCGGGACACCCATTACAAGGGAGCCGAGCAGCTCGGGCACGAAGGCTACAAATATCCGCACAACTTTCCGAATCATTACGTGGAGCAGGCGTATCTGCCCGCCGAACTGCAGGGTACCGTCTTTTACGAAGCGACCGAACAGGGCAACGAGTCGAAAATCCGCCTGAATCAACAGCGACGCCGCGATAAAGGCTGA
- a CDS encoding sensor domain-containing diguanylate cyclase, with amino-acid sequence MISPSRERHRNETKLGALLVRFSLAFLAVFALLLGGAYLFQNHFIKSSYLQVRDLALLTENLDLLEKALVEQESGQRGYSMTGEQSFLDAYNRGTADYEQLVQNLRDRAFLTPLFETDIESLLSDIQRWENRHIRALFDQSLLGRSASATQLKIDEAAFLALSAEFDDVLSRIVVQRDLERERLLSRISLTLALAGTAALLALGLYVFFIIKHIRRLIDPLAALDRAISFYEGSRCEPERTDYTSSGELGRLVGAFNRMGEDMRRESEQLEDTYKMINALNQAASLQDVYRETLVHMRALVQCDKVSLIMQNADRRFYFKTVLQGEHLKPKEALLPGEQAQLWELIRGGVSVLHEDWDMRRPRGELADRLYGSGIRSSVQLLLRKDKRIVGVLNLMSAQPFFFTAVKKQRLEKLVPLIVTSIENVRQTGQIQSLAMRDGLTGLWNRRYFEDSLVKLHNETFPKHNPNAHPLSLILLDVDHFKRLNDTRGHQEGDTVLKHIGLLLRAYSRFGDLPVRFGGEEFAVLLPDTPIEEAADVAERLRRLIEFDSPSPDYVVTASFGVAELQARQNAQELIRTADSALYRAKAAGRNRVCIHGEDLNDSA; translated from the coding sequence ATGATTTCGCCAAGCCGTGAACGGCACCGAAACGAAACGAAGCTGGGCGCACTGCTGGTCCGGTTCAGCCTCGCTTTCCTGGCCGTATTCGCCCTGCTGTTGGGGGGCGCCTACCTGTTTCAGAACCATTTTATCAAAAGCAGTTACCTTCAGGTTCGCGATCTGGCTCTGCTGACCGAAAATCTCGACCTGCTGGAAAAAGCGCTGGTCGAGCAGGAAAGCGGCCAGCGCGGCTATAGCATGACCGGCGAACAGTCGTTTCTCGATGCGTATAACCGCGGCACTGCGGACTACGAACAGCTCGTGCAAAATCTCCGGGACCGCGCTTTTTTGACGCCTCTTTTCGAAACCGATATCGAGTCGCTGCTGTCCGATATTCAGCGTTGGGAAAACCGGCATATCCGGGCTTTGTTTGACCAATCGCTGCTGGGCCGCTCGGCCAGCGCGACGCAGCTCAAAATCGACGAGGCCGCGTTTCTTGCGCTGAGCGCCGAATTCGACGACGTCCTGTCGCGCATCGTCGTACAGCGCGATCTCGAACGCGAACGGCTGCTCAGTCGGATCAGCCTGACGCTTGCGCTGGCCGGCACCGCCGCGCTGCTGGCGCTCGGCCTGTACGTCTTCTTTATCATTAAACATATTCGCAGGTTGATCGATCCGCTGGCGGCGCTCGATCGCGCCATCTCCTTCTATGAAGGAAGCCGATGCGAGCCGGAACGGACCGATTATACGTCTTCCGGCGAATTGGGCCGGCTCGTCGGCGCTTTCAACCGGATGGGCGAAGACATGCGGCGCGAAAGCGAGCAGCTCGAAGACACGTACAAAATGATCAACGCGCTCAATCAGGCCGCTTCGCTGCAGGACGTCTACCGGGAGACGCTGGTGCATATGCGCGCGCTCGTTCAATGCGACAAAGTCAGCCTGATTATGCAAAACGCGGACCGGCGCTTTTATTTCAAAACGGTACTGCAGGGCGAACACCTCAAACCCAAAGAAGCGCTGCTGCCCGGCGAGCAGGCACAGTTATGGGAGCTGATCCGCGGCGGCGTGTCGGTGCTGCATGAAGATTGGGACATGCGCAGGCCCCGCGGCGAGCTGGCCGACCGGCTGTACGGGAGCGGGATTCGCTCGTCCGTCCAACTGCTGCTGCGCAAAGACAAACGGATCGTCGGCGTCCTGAACCTGATGTCCGCGCAGCCTTTCTTTTTTACCGCGGTCAAAAAGCAGCGTCTGGAAAAGCTCGTTCCGCTGATCGTCACCTCGATCGAGAACGTGCGGCAGACCGGGCAGATCCAGTCGCTCGCGATGCGCGACGGCTTGACCGGCCTCTGGAATCGCCGGTATTTCGAAGATTCGCTCGTCAAGCTGCATAACGAGACGTTCCCCAAGCACAATCCGAACGCGCACCCGCTCAGCCTGATTCTGCTGGACGTAGACCATTTCAAACGGCTCAACGATACCCGCGGCCACCAGGAAGGCGATACGGTGCTGAAGCATATCGGCCTGCTGCTTCGGGCGTACAGCCGCTTCGGCGATCTGCCTGTCCGCTTCGGAGGCGAAGAATTCGCCGTGCTGCTGCCCGATACGCCGATCGAAGAAGCGGCGGACGTCGCCGAACGGCTGCGCAGGCTGATCGAATTCGATTCGCCTTCGCCGGATTACGTCGTCACCGCAAGCTTCGGCGTCGCGGAGCTTCAGGCGCGGCAAAATGCGCAGGAGCTGATCCGCACGGCCGATTCCGCGCTGTACCGGGCCAAAGCCGCGGGCCGCAACCGGGTCTGCATTCACGGCGAAGATCTGAACGATTCCGCCTGA
- a CDS encoding HelD family protein, translated as MSDNLQSAYQEEQHKLDSVLQEIGTQLARLRAVPVYTGHDFTEQVLEAGREERRQRLIKSEPEPYFGRMDFEEEGRAAPAPLYIGKTGLDGRDPASLPIVVDWRAPVASLFYSFTGGEERVEYEAPEGLIGGAVHLKRNIMVRRSELERVVDTYTRGGEEPAVSDEFLLYRLGENKDNRLRDIVSTIQAEQDRIIRAEKNTALIIQGVAGSGKTTVALHRLAFLLYQYKEQVSAEKMIIFAPNGMFLDYISGVLPELGVGDIQQRTFTDWAVKQLDAESMLADPAETLDFWFGRSAGEAPGDDAPGRFKGSDLFRGMLDAAAAALESSGAPDLEFSPWEGKVLPYETILHWYADEYRHYSAAGRKERVLARIHRWIEMELKPVKPETLRKEFKKKAAQREKAYAKKWPDFSPLTLYKQMFGAAKDARGILPQEKLAGIPAAVLKSTRKDLKENRLREEDLPALLYLHLLLNGIEGSERFDHIVIDEAQDFSPLQVTVLDRFVRGHSFTILGDLSQGIHAYKGVQAWEEMSGLFGTGETSYHALTRSYRSTMEIIGFANTILAGGVANAIEAVPVFRSGNPVRLIDFGLEAEAGDAEAAGAAAASAAAKALRALWGREHKTVSLLTRTQSQARALHAALQPEFPELNLIDGSMTQYEGGLSVLPLHLSKGLEFDAVVVADAGASRYGDSEWDAKMLYVGCTRALHELWVLHGGATPAFLDASGEWSVPGWPDGEA; from the coding sequence ATGAGCGACAATCTTCAAAGTGCCTATCAAGAAGAGCAACACAAGCTGGATTCCGTTCTGCAAGAAATCGGAACGCAGCTTGCGCGCCTTCGGGCCGTGCCGGTCTATACCGGGCACGATTTTACCGAGCAGGTGCTTGAGGCGGGACGCGAAGAGCGCCGCCAACGGCTGATCAAGTCGGAACCCGAGCCGTATTTCGGACGGATGGACTTCGAGGAAGAAGGCCGCGCCGCGCCGGCGCCGCTCTATATCGGCAAGACCGGGCTCGACGGACGCGATCCCGCCAGTCTGCCGATCGTCGTCGATTGGCGGGCGCCGGTCGCGAGTTTGTTCTATTCGTTTACCGGGGGAGAAGAACGGGTCGAGTACGAAGCGCCGGAAGGGCTGATCGGAGGCGCGGTGCATCTCAAACGCAATATTATGGTGCGCCGCTCCGAACTCGAACGCGTCGTCGACACCTACACGCGCGGCGGCGAAGAACCGGCCGTCTCGGACGAGTTTTTGCTGTACCGGCTGGGCGAGAACAAAGACAACCGGCTGCGCGATATCGTCTCGACGATCCAGGCCGAGCAGGACCGGATCATCCGGGCGGAGAAAAACACGGCGCTGATCATTCAGGGCGTCGCGGGCAGCGGCAAGACGACTGTCGCGCTGCACCGGCTCGCGTTCCTGCTGTATCAGTACAAAGAGCAGGTATCGGCGGAGAAAATGATCATTTTCGCGCCGAACGGCATGTTCCTCGATTATATTTCCGGCGTCCTGCCGGAACTCGGCGTAGGCGATATCCAGCAGCGTACGTTCACCGATTGGGCGGTCAAACAGCTGGACGCGGAATCGATGCTGGCCGATCCGGCCGAGACGCTGGACTTCTGGTTCGGCCGCTCCGCCGGGGAAGCCCCGGGCGACGATGCGCCGGGACGTTTCAAAGGCTCGGACCTGTTCCGGGGCATGCTCGACGCCGCGGCGGCCGCGCTCGAAAGTTCCGGCGCGCCGGACCTTGAATTTTCGCCGTGGGAAGGCAAAGTGCTGCCGTACGAAACGATCCTGCACTGGTACGCGGACGAGTACAGGCATTATTCGGCGGCCGGCCGCAAAGAACGCGTGCTGGCGAGAATCCATCGCTGGATCGAAATGGAACTCAAGCCGGTCAAGCCGGAGACGCTGCGCAAAGAGTTCAAAAAGAAAGCGGCCCAGCGCGAAAAAGCGTACGCCAAAAAATGGCCCGATTTCAGTCCGCTGACGCTGTACAAGCAGATGTTCGGAGCAGCCAAAGACGCCCGCGGCATCCTGCCGCAGGAGAAGCTCGCCGGCATTCCCGCCGCCGTGCTGAAGTCGACGCGCAAAGATCTCAAAGAAAACCGGCTGCGCGAAGAAGACCTGCCGGCGCTGCTCTATTTGCATCTGCTGCTGAACGGGATCGAAGGGTCGGAACGGTTCGACCATATCGTCATCGACGAAGCGCAGGATTTTTCGCCGCTGCAGGTGACGGTGCTCGACCGGTTCGTGCGCGGCCATTCGTTCACCATTCTGGGCGATCTGTCGCAGGGCATCCATGCGTACAAAGGCGTGCAGGCATGGGAGGAAATGAGCGGTCTGTTCGGCACCGGGGAGACTTCGTATCACGCGCTGACGCGAAGCTACCGTTCGACGATGGAGATCATCGGGTTTGCCAATACGATTCTGGCCGGCGGCGTGGCGAACGCGATCGAAGCGGTGCCGGTGTTCCGGAGCGGCAACCCCGTGCGGCTGATCGATTTCGGGCTTGAAGCCGAAGCCGGCGATGCCGAAGCAGCCGGCGCGGCTGCCGCGTCCGCTGCGGCCAAAGCGCTGAGAGCGCTCTGGGGACGGGAGCACAAAACGGTGTCGCTGCTCACCCGGACGCAGTCGCAGGCCCGGGCACTGCATGCGGCGCTGCAGCCGGAGTTCCCCGAGCTGAACCTGATCGACGGCAGCATGACGCAGTACGAAGGCGGCTTGTCCGTGCTGCCGCTGCATCTGTCCAAAGGACTGGAATTCGACGCGGTCGTCGTTGCGGACGCGGGAGCGAGCCGGTACGGAGACAGCGAATGGGACGCCAAGATGCTGTACGTCGGCTGCACGCGGGCGCTGCACGAACTTTGGGTGCTGCACGGCGGCGCGACGCCGGCTTTTCTGGACGCTTCCGGCGAGTGGAGCGTACCCGGCTGGCCGGACGGCGAAGCTTGA
- a CDS encoding tRNA threonylcarbamoyladenosine dehydratase translates to MLHAFSRTELAIGPGGLEALKNSTVAVLGIGGVGAMAAEALARSGVGTLILIDKDVVDITNINRQIHALTTTVGQQKTELMAERVKLINPDIRTIVLNMFYTEETYETLFEHHIDYVIDASDTIVYKIHIIKECLERGIPIISSMGAANKMDPSRFQVADISKTKMDPIARIIRKKLRKESGIKKGVKVVFSTEKPIKPRADVTEQIAPAGAKIRKAKQPPASNAFVPPVAGLIMVSEAIKDLLIIGGHPMLDQT, encoded by the coding sequence ATGCTGCATGCTTTTTCCAGAACGGAACTCGCGATCGGCCCCGGCGGGCTCGAAGCGCTTAAAAACAGCACGGTAGCGGTACTCGGTATCGGCGGCGTCGGCGCCATGGCGGCCGAAGCGCTGGCCCGCTCCGGCGTGGGCACGCTGATCCTGATCGACAAAGACGTCGTGGACATTACGAACATCAATCGTCAGATCCATGCGCTGACGACGACGGTCGGCCAGCAGAAGACGGAACTGATGGCCGAGCGGGTCAAATTGATCAATCCCGACATCCGGACGATCGTGCTGAATATGTTTTACACGGAAGAAACGTACGAAACGCTGTTCGAACACCACATCGACTACGTGATCGACGCTTCCGACACGATCGTCTACAAGATCCATATTATCAAGGAGTGTCTCGAACGCGGCATTCCGATCATCTCCAGCATGGGCGCGGCGAACAAAATGGACCCGTCGCGCTTCCAGGTGGCGGACATTTCCAAAACGAAAATGGACCCGATCGCGCGGATCATCCGCAAAAAGCTGCGCAAAGAGAGCGGGATCAAAAAAGGGGTCAAAGTCGTCTTTTCGACCGAAAAGCCGATCAAGCCGCGCGCGGACGTGACCGAGCAGATCGCTCCGGCCGGCGCCAAGATCCGCAAAGCGAAGCAGCCTCCGGCCAGCAACGCTTTCGTGCCTCCGGTGGCCGGGCTGATCATGGTCAGCGAAGCCATCAAAGACCTGCTGATCATCGGCGGCCATCCGATGCTCGATCAGACTTAA
- the aspS gene encoding aspartate--tRNA ligase codes for MLRTHHCGQITSAQIGETVTLNGWVQTRRDLGGVLFIDLRDRSGIVQAVFNPAYSGEALQTAERVRTEYVLAIKGTVVKREEETVNKNLPTGELEVRVTEIEVLNAAKTTPFFIEDGIEVDEALRLKYRYLDLRRPEMQKTLMLRSQSAKIFRNYLDEQGFVEVETPILTKSTPEGARDYLVPSRVHEGEFFALPQSPQIFKQLLMVSGLERYYQIARCFRDEDLRADRQPEFTQVDLELSFVSRDEILGLIEQLMAKLFRETIGVEVQLPFQRLTHAEAMSKYGSDKPDLRFGMELVDVGDIVETSEVKVFASVIGSGGQVKVLNAKGCGTWTRKEIDDLGPYAARYGAKGLAWIQVKEDGFKGPIVKFMSEEVIQALRERTDAEVGDLLLFSADKKQVVADVLGALRLKIGRQLGLIDDSIYKFAWVLEFPLLSYDEESKRYVAEHHPFTRPLEEDLELFETDPGAVRAQAYDLVLNGYEVGGGSLRIFEHDLQQKMFRLLGISEETAQEQFGFLLDAFQYGTPPHGGFAFGFDRLVMLLTQRTNLRETIAFPKTASATDLLMNAPSAVDQGQLEQLHIKLAPKPAKKPAAAESEQA; via the coding sequence ATGCTCAGAACTCATCACTGCGGACAGATCACTTCCGCGCAAATCGGCGAAACGGTTACATTGAACGGCTGGGTCCAGACCCGCCGCGACCTCGGGGGCGTCCTGTTCATCGATCTCCGCGACCGCAGCGGCATCGTGCAGGCCGTCTTCAACCCGGCTTACTCGGGCGAAGCGCTGCAAACGGCGGAACGCGTACGGACGGAATACGTCCTGGCCATCAAAGGCACAGTCGTCAAACGCGAAGAAGAGACGGTCAACAAAAACCTGCCGACCGGCGAACTTGAAGTGCGCGTAACCGAGATCGAAGTGCTGAACGCGGCCAAAACGACGCCTTTCTTCATCGAAGACGGCATCGAAGTCGACGAAGCGCTGCGCCTGAAATACCGCTACCTCGACCTGCGCCGCCCGGAAATGCAAAAGACGCTCATGCTGCGTTCGCAGTCGGCCAAAATCTTCCGCAACTATCTCGACGAACAGGGCTTCGTGGAAGTCGAAACGCCGATTCTGACCAAAAGCACGCCGGAAGGCGCGCGCGATTACCTCGTGCCGAGCCGCGTGCACGAAGGCGAATTCTTCGCCCTGCCGCAGTCGCCGCAGATCTTCAAGCAGCTGCTGATGGTCAGCGGCCTGGAACGCTATTACCAGATCGCGCGCTGTTTCCGCGACGAAGACCTTCGGGCCGACCGTCAGCCGGAATTCACGCAGGTCGACCTTGAGCTGTCGTTCGTCTCGCGCGACGAAATTCTCGGCCTGATCGAACAATTGATGGCGAAGCTGTTCCGCGAGACGATCGGCGTCGAAGTTCAATTGCCGTTCCAGCGTCTGACGCACGCGGAAGCGATGAGCAAATACGGCTCCGACAAGCCGGACCTGCGCTTCGGCATGGAACTGGTCGATGTCGGCGACATCGTCGAGACGAGCGAAGTCAAAGTGTTCGCTTCCGTGATCGGCAGCGGCGGGCAGGTCAAAGTGCTGAACGCCAAAGGCTGCGGCACGTGGACGCGCAAAGAGATCGACGATCTCGGTCCTTACGCCGCCCGTTACGGCGCGAAAGGCCTGGCCTGGATTCAGGTCAAGGAAGACGGCTTTAAAGGCCCGATCGTCAAGTTCATGAGCGAAGAAGTCATTCAGGCGCTGCGCGAGCGCACGGACGCCGAAGTGGGCGACCTGCTGCTGTTCTCCGCGGACAAAAAACAGGTCGTGGCCGACGTGCTCGGCGCGCTGCGTCTCAAAATCGGCCGTCAGCTCGGCCTGATCGACGACAGCATCTACAAATTCGCCTGGGTACTGGAATTCCCGCTGCTCAGCTACGACGAAGAATCGAAGCGCTACGTGGCGGAACACCATCCCTTCACCCGTCCGCTCGAAGAAGATCTGGAACTGTTCGAGACCGACCCGGGTGCGGTGCGCGCGCAGGCTTACGACCTCGTGCTGAACGGCTACGAAGTCGGCGGCGGTTCGCTGCGGATCTTCGAACACGACCTGCAGCAGAAAATGTTCAGACTGCTCGGCATTTCCGAAGAAACGGCGCAGGAGCAGTTCGGCTTCCTGCTGGACGCGTTCCAGTACGGCACGCCTCCGCACGGCGGCTTCGCGTTCGGCTTCGACCGCCTGGTCATGCTGCTCACGCAGCGCACGAACCTGCGCGAGACGATCGCGTTCCCGAAAACGGCAAGCGCGACCGACCTGCTGATGAACGCGCCGTCCGCGGTCGATCAGGGGCAGCTCGAACAGCTGCATATCAAGCTGGCTCCGAAACCGGCCAAAAAGCCGGCGGCAGCCGAAAGCGAACAAGCCTAA